The following DNA comes from Chitinophaga nivalis.
TAATTGTCGGGCTATCACCTCCTGCTGTTCCAATGGCAATACTGACTTTCGTTGCTGACCCGGCGTATCCGGCACCGGCTCCTCAACAGGTATCTCCGTGGCCGCAGCTGGCTGCTCCACTATCAGCGGGAGGTCGCATGGCTCCTCTTCTATTAATGGCGCCGGGGCATTGGTAGCCATCAAGGATAATATTTTGACCCTGCCAATAGCCAGGCAAATACTCAGCAGGGTGATATAGGTAAAAATCCTGCTCCAGGAATGGATATCCTGTATGAAGTACGAAGGTGGCAGCAACAGCTTATTGAGCGATATCGTCAGACTGATCAGTGGCAGTATCAGAAACATAATGGCGATAAAGCGTACCAGCTGCCTTTCAGATCGCCAGAAAAAAGGAATATGAAAGGATTCTTTCAGAGACAGGATAGCAAAAACAGGGAATAGGATTAAAGCCGTATACCCTACTGTATTATTATATTGTATAATAACCGATGGTGTTTTGCCTCCATGAGATACAATGTAGCCGGCAATGGCAAAATAGGCTACCGCCGCTATCAGCGCCGGGATAAACAGGTAGTAGGTTTTCTTTTTCAGCTGCTGGCGCCGGCCGGAGAGTTCCCGGGCATAGATCCATAACAAGGGCGCGTAGATCAACGTAATAAAGGTGTAATACTGTTTGTGGATTTCCGCATTCGGAAAAAGTGTATGCAACAGAAAACCAGCGCCCAAATGAATAAATACCCAGATGGTAAACCAGCCTAATATCTTATCTGCAGATCGTCTCTTATCATTTATAATGAATATACTAAATACAACCAACGCCTGAAAAGCCCCTAAAAGAATAATATACTTCATTGAATCCCCATTTATATGATGACTTGCAGCCGTGAAACTACATAACCATTATTAAGGAATTGTTAAGTTAGATCCCGACAATATCATAGTACTTATATAACACCGCTGGCTGAACGAAGTAACACGACCTCATTTCATTTTAAGATATGGATAGTAAGTTTGCTATGGAAACACTATTTTTAACGCCGTATAACTTTACCTGTTTACCTTTTCAACAGCTTATCCATCATGATTTCCCTCACCGGCGAATGGCAAGGATACTATATTTATGACCCTGCATTCGGGGAAAAATTATCCGCAGAAAAAGTATTGTTTAAGTTATCCCTGACCGATACAGGGGATGATCACTTCGAAGGCGTTTGCCATGATGTAAATAGTCCCGTCAGTCAAAACAATACTGCTACTATTAAGGGGTTTGTAGAAGACGACTTTATCAGCTTCACAAAAGCATATCGTCAATTCTTCCTCATCACGGATGACAACCAGGTAGTACCGCATACGGCGCTAAAAACCCCTGAATTGAGTTACTATGGTCATTATGATCCCATCAACGAAGTTTTTTCCGGGGACTGGGAACTTATCGGAAGACTACATGCACATCCGGATGGTGATTACGCTGAAATAACGACAGGAACATGGGAAATGAGAAGAGGTTAGGATCAGATAAACTCCAGCACTGCGCAAAACTGCCAGCTAAAATGGGGCCCGGCACTAATGCCAACCTTATGATAACTTTCATCCAGGCAGATCATTCTATGCCCTAAAGAAGGTACTTCCGCATCAATCAGCAATTGCATCGCAATATCTTTTGCGTTTGCCAGTCCAAAAGAAATACACTCTGCATACTGACCAGGCGGACAATCCTTTCTTTCGTGCGGCTTCCGCTCGGCATGGGAGATTTCAGTACTATAGCACCTGGCATCCTTGTAAAGTGCTTCATCGAATTTCAACACATCAGCAGCTACTCTTTTGAGCAGATCTGCTTCAAGACTTTTTTTATACGCGGCAAATGCCTTCAGATAACTGGCTTCGTAATTACTATCTATCTCATACTTTCTTAGCTCTATACGAAGAAAGTCTTTCGGGAATAAGCGACAAAGATTAATATACAGGATCACCTCTTTCTCCATTTTTGACAGGCTGGCAATGTGCTGTGCCGTATTAGCTGCATTCAGCTGCGCTGGCGTCCAGCTTTGCGCCAGGGATGACAGCGAAATTATCAGACCGGCAACTAAAAGG
Coding sequences within:
- a CDS encoding AraC family transcriptional regulator, which translates into the protein MKYIILLGAFQALVVFSIFIINDKRRSADKILGWFTIWVFIHLGAGFLLHTLFPNAEIHKQYYTFITLIYAPLLWIYARELSGRRQQLKKKTYYLFIPALIAAVAYFAIAGYIVSHGGKTPSVIIQYNNTVGYTALILFPVFAILSLKESFHIPFFWRSERQLVRFIAIMFLILPLISLTISLNKLLLPPSYFIQDIHSWSRIFTYITLLSICLAIGRVKILSLMATNAPAPLIEEEPCDLPLIVEQPAAATEIPVEEPVPDTPGQQRKSVLPLEQQEVIARQLIRWMEEKAVYKDAEITLDKLAAAMEVSRHHLSETLNQYLGQSFYQFINEYRIREVVKLIDGSLENNHSPNILSLAFEAGFHSKSSFNQYFKKVTNSTPSAYMKSKSMPEKSRREVIKPTLT